Sequence from the Brachyhypopomus gauderio isolate BG-103 unplaced genomic scaffold, BGAUD_0.2 sc97, whole genome shotgun sequence genome:
TAGAACAGTCACAGTGGTGGATACACCTGGCATCTTTGGATCATTGACAGAGAAAGAAACATCTGCTCAAATAGAgaagtgtgtgcacatgtgtcttcCTGGTCCTCATGCATTCCTGCTGGTGATCAGTGTGGGGAGGTTCACACAGGAGGAGCAAAATGCTGTGGAGTGGATTCAGAAGTTTTTTGGAAAAGAGGCCTTAAAATACACCATCTTTCTGTTCACTCATGTCGATCAGCTGAAAGGAAAAAAATTGGATCAGTTTTTAAAGAAAAATGATGACCTTTGGAATTTGATCAAAAGGTATGGTGGATATTTTGGattcaacaataacaatgtaAATGACAGGACTCAGGTCACAGAGCTCCTGCAAATGATAGATGAGATGGTGAAGAAGAATGGGGGCAAGCACTACACCAACGAGATGTTTCAACAGGCCCAGAATAAGATTAGGAAGATTAGGGAGATTAGGGAGAAGATGGAGATTAGGGAGATTAGGAATGAAAAGATTAAAGATGTGGCACTAGGAGTGGGATCAGTGGTGGGGGCAGGAATAGTCGTGGCAGGAGGGGTGGCAATTGGGGTGGCAGAGGCTGTAATATTGGGACCTGTGGCAATTGCAGCTGGTGGCGCTCTTGCTATTGGAACAGGGGTGAAGCTCGCATATGATAAGCTGAAAAAGCAGACACCATAAAACACCAAATGAACCACGAGCATTCATTGTCTGAAAGTTGCAGTTTTGCTGATGTTAGAGAGATTATAGGACGGCATATTccaaaacttaaaaaaaaagtgatttacgactttgacctct
This genomic interval carries:
- the LOC143496621 gene encoding GTPase IMAP family member 9-like isoform X1 gives rise to the protein MSDQVIAILMSCFNRMKEMVVYLLLKTVTCPMTRPVLEAHLARLHLLQNDENSDDRSASFNNDESSASFNNKRSDSEVRIVLVGKTGVGKSSSGNTILGTEYAFTAEASPSSVTEECSKKTMNNHMGRTVTVVDTPGIFGSLTEKETSAQIEKCVHMCLPGPHAFLLVISVGRFTQEEQNAVEWIQKFFGKEALKYTIFLFTHVDQLKGKKLDQFLKKNDDLWNLIKRYGGYFGFNNNNVNDRTQVTELLQMIDEMVKKNGGKHYTNEMFQQAQNKIRKIREIREKMEIREIRNEKIKDVALGVGSVVGAGIVVAGGVAIGVAEAVILGPVAIAAGGALAIGTGVKLAYDKLKKQTP
- the LOC143496621 gene encoding GTPase IMAP family member 9-like isoform X2, with translation MSDQVHLLQNDENSDDRSASFNNDESSASFNNKRSDSEVRIVLVGKTGVGKSSSGNTILGTEYAFTAEASPSSVTEECSKKTMNNHMGRTVTVVDTPGIFGSLTEKETSAQIEKCVHMCLPGPHAFLLVISVGRFTQEEQNAVEWIQKFFGKEALKYTIFLFTHVDQLKGKKLDQFLKKNDDLWNLIKRYGGYFGFNNNNVNDRTQVTELLQMIDEMVKKNGGKHYTNEMFQQAQNKIRKIREIREKMEIREIRNEKIKDVALGVGSVVGAGIVVAGGVAIGVAEAVILGPVAIAAGGALAIGTGVKLAYDKLKKQTP